A single Streptomyces mirabilis DNA region contains:
- a CDS encoding NAD-dependent epimerase/dehydratase family protein: protein MRVLVTGGAGFIGSHVVEALSARGHEAVVFDLRDGLDVRDAEAVGAALAGMDAVCHQAAMVGLGKGFDDAVEYVSRNDLGTAVLLAAMADAGVRRLVLAGSMVVYGEGAYGCEWHGPVRPGPRTVADLDAGRFEPRCTRCGEELTPGLVREDAPADPRNVYATTKLAQEHLAAAWARSTDGSAVSLRYHNVYGPGMPRDTPYAGVASFFRSALARGEAPRVFEDGGQRRDFVHVRDVATANVAALEAGSRAGALTAYNTGSGEPHTVGEMARALATAHGGPEPVVTGEYRLGDVRHITADSARLRAELGWKPETNFAEGMREFAAARLRGE from the coding sequence ATGCGAGTACTGGTCACCGGCGGTGCCGGGTTCATCGGGTCCCATGTCGTCGAGGCGCTGAGCGCGCGAGGGCACGAGGCGGTCGTGTTCGACCTGCGCGACGGCCTGGACGTACGGGACGCCGAGGCGGTCGGCGCGGCGCTGGCGGGCATGGACGCCGTGTGCCATCAGGCGGCGATGGTGGGGCTGGGGAAGGGGTTCGACGACGCGGTCGAGTACGTGTCGCGCAACGACCTCGGCACGGCGGTGCTGCTCGCCGCGATGGCCGACGCGGGGGTGCGCCGGCTCGTGCTCGCCGGGTCGATGGTCGTGTACGGCGAGGGCGCGTACGGCTGTGAGTGGCACGGGCCGGTACGCCCCGGGCCCCGGACCGTCGCCGATCTCGACGCGGGACGGTTCGAGCCCCGCTGCACGCGGTGCGGCGAGGAACTGACACCCGGCCTGGTGCGCGAGGACGCTCCGGCCGACCCCCGGAACGTGTACGCGACGACCAAGCTGGCCCAGGAGCATCTGGCGGCGGCCTGGGCCCGGTCGACGGACGGTTCGGCGGTGTCGCTGCGCTACCACAACGTGTACGGGCCCGGGATGCCGCGCGACACCCCGTACGCGGGGGTCGCCTCGTTCTTCCGGTCCGCGCTGGCCCGGGGCGAGGCGCCGCGTGTCTTCGAGGACGGCGGGCAGCGACGGGACTTCGTGCACGTACGGGATGTGGCCACGGCCAATGTGGCGGCCCTGGAGGCGGGTTCGCGCGCCGGGGCCCTCACGGCCTACAACACCGGAAGCGGCGAGCCGCACACGGTCGGCGAGATGGCCCGTGCCCTGGCCACCGCCCACGGCGGGCCCGAGCCCGTGGTGACCGGGGAGTACCGCCTCGGCGACGTACGCCACATCACGGCCGACTCCGCACGGCTGCGCGCCGAACTGGGCTGGAAGCCCGAGACCAACTTCGCGGAGGGGATGAGGGAGTTCGCGGCGGCGAGGCTGCGCGGGGAGTAG
- a CDS encoding sensor histidine kinase, translated as MQTVHSTHDMLLIALYAFLGAAVAGLLGAGALWLIRRRSLTVSLAVVAAVAVTAMLAGTLAVAWAMFLSSHDLGVVTTVVAMAAVVSLATALLLGRWVVARSRALTLAARSFGDGGDFAAPEGPATAELAALSRELQATSAKLAESRDRERALETSRRELVAWISHDLRTPLAGLRAMSEALEDGVAADPDRYLRQIRTEVERLNDMVGDLFELSRIHAGTLALSPSRISLYDLVGDALAGADPLAREHGVRLVGDRIEPVPVEVDGKEMSRVLGNLLVNAIRRTPADGTVAVAAERSDAGVVLSVTDGCGGIPEEDLPRVFDTGWRGTHARTPPAGAGLGLAIVRGIVEAHQGQAAVHNVPGGCRFEVTLPMARA; from the coding sequence ATGCAAACCGTGCACTCCACGCACGACATGCTGCTCATCGCCCTGTACGCCTTCCTCGGTGCCGCCGTGGCCGGGCTGCTCGGCGCGGGGGCGCTGTGGCTGATCCGGCGCCGGTCGCTGACCGTTTCCCTCGCCGTCGTCGCCGCCGTGGCGGTCACCGCGATGCTCGCGGGGACGCTGGCCGTCGCCTGGGCGATGTTCCTGTCCTCGCACGACCTGGGCGTGGTCACGACCGTGGTGGCCATGGCGGCGGTGGTGTCCCTGGCGACGGCGCTGTTGCTGGGGCGTTGGGTGGTGGCCCGCAGCAGGGCCCTGACCCTGGCCGCGCGCTCCTTCGGCGACGGCGGCGACTTCGCGGCCCCCGAGGGCCCCGCGACCGCCGAACTCGCCGCGCTGAGCCGTGAGTTGCAGGCGACCAGCGCGAAGCTCGCCGAGTCCCGCGACCGTGAACGCGCGCTGGAGACCTCCCGCCGTGAACTCGTCGCCTGGATCTCGCACGACCTGCGCACCCCGCTCGCCGGACTGCGGGCGATGTCGGAGGCGCTGGAGGACGGGGTGGCCGCCGACCCGGACCGCTACCTCCGGCAGATCCGCACCGAGGTCGAACGCCTCAACGACATGGTCGGCGACCTCTTCGAACTCTCCCGCATACACGCCGGGACCCTCGCCCTGTCCCCCTCCCGCATCTCCCTCTACGACCTCGTCGGCGACGCCCTCGCGGGCGCGGACCCGCTCGCCCGCGAGCACGGCGTACGCCTCGTCGGGGACCGTATCGAGCCGGTGCCGGTCGAGGTGGACGGCAAGGAGATGAGCCGGGTGCTGGGCAATCTCCTCGTCAACGCGATCCGCCGGACTCCGGCCGACGGCACGGTCGCGGTCGCCGCCGAGCGCTCGGACGCGGGGGTCGTCCTGTCCGTCACCGACGGCTGCGGCGGCATCCCGGAGGAGGACCTCCCGCGCGTCTTCGACACCGGCTGGCGCGGCACCCACGCCCGCACGCCACCCGCCGGAGCGGGCCTGGGCCTGGCCATCGTCCGGGGCATCGTCGAGGCCCACCAGGGGCAGGCCGCCGTCCACAACGTCCCAGGCGGCTGCCGCTTCGAGGTCACGCTGCCGATGGCGAGGGCGTGA
- a CDS encoding response regulator transcription factor — protein sequence MQQPYESAGTGPAPGGPGRSARVLVVDDDPTVAEVVSGYLDRAGYVVDRAADGPAALARAAAHWPDLVVLDLMLPGMDGLEVCRRMRGHGPVPVIMLTARGDEDDRILGLEVGADDYVTKPFSPRELVLRVESVLRRSRPAAGARPLRLAGLAVDPDARRATRNGEDLALTIREFDLLAFFLRNPGRAYSREDLMREVWGWDFGDLSTVTVHVRRLRGKVEDDPGRPRLIQTVWGVGYRFEEPTPGEAPTPREEAV from the coding sequence ATGCAGCAGCCGTACGAATCCGCAGGTACCGGACCTGCCCCGGGCGGGCCCGGGCGGAGCGCCCGCGTCCTCGTCGTCGACGACGATCCCACCGTCGCCGAGGTGGTCTCCGGCTACCTCGACCGCGCCGGGTACGTCGTGGACCGTGCCGCGGACGGACCCGCCGCGCTCGCCCGTGCCGCCGCGCACTGGCCCGACCTGGTGGTGCTGGACCTGATGCTGCCGGGGATGGACGGCCTGGAGGTGTGCCGCAGGATGCGCGGCCACGGTCCCGTTCCGGTCATCATGCTCACCGCCCGCGGTGACGAGGACGATCGGATCCTCGGCCTGGAGGTGGGCGCCGACGACTATGTCACCAAGCCCTTCAGCCCCCGTGAACTGGTCCTGAGGGTGGAGTCGGTACTGCGCCGCAGCCGCCCCGCCGCAGGCGCTCGCCCCCTCCGGCTGGCCGGTCTCGCCGTCGACCCCGACGCCCGCCGCGCCACCAGGAACGGCGAGGATCTCGCCCTCACCATCCGCGAGTTCGACCTGCTCGCGTTCTTCCTCCGCAATCCCGGCCGGGCGTACAGCCGCGAGGACCTGATGCGCGAGGTGTGGGGCTGGGACTTCGGCGACCTGTCGACGGTCACGGTCCACGTGCGCCGGCTGCGGGGCAAGGTCGAGGACGATCCGGGCAGACCGCGGCTGATCCAGACGGTGTGGGGGGTCGGCTACCGCTTCGAGGAGCCCACGCCCGGCGAGGCCCCGACTCCCCGAGAGGAAGCGGTCTGA
- a CDS encoding glycosyltransferase family 2 protein has translation MKAVTTSPQPDPDKPPDTNPAPVDVVLPRPVDVILPCLNEAEALPWVLARVPAGWRALVVDNGSTDGSAELARGLGATVVRETRRGFGAACHTGLRAATADIVCFCDCDASLDPARLLPFVREVQDGEADLVLGRRRPQGPGAWPAHARAGNLALARMLRRRTGLRLHDLGPLRAARREPLLALGLTDRRSGYPLQMVVRAADAGWRVTEHDVPYLPRTGASKVTGTWRGTWQAVRDMRRVLAEPPVPSRHAHAAPAPSLTSTDSRSQGGTSQ, from the coding sequence GTGAAAGCCGTGACGACCTCTCCCCAACCTGACCCCGACAAGCCCCCGGACACGAACCCGGCGCCCGTCGACGTGGTCCTCCCCCGTCCGGTCGACGTGATCCTCCCCTGTCTGAACGAGGCCGAGGCCCTCCCCTGGGTCCTCGCCCGCGTCCCCGCCGGGTGGCGCGCGCTGGTCGTGGACAACGGCTCCACGGACGGCTCGGCGGAACTGGCCCGCGGCCTCGGGGCGACCGTCGTGCGCGAGACGCGCCGCGGGTTCGGCGCCGCCTGCCACACCGGTCTGCGAGCCGCCACCGCGGACATCGTGTGCTTCTGCGACTGCGACGCCTCGCTGGACCCGGCCAGGCTCCTGCCCTTCGTCCGCGAGGTACAGGACGGCGAGGCCGACCTCGTGCTCGGGCGGCGCCGCCCACAGGGCCCCGGCGCCTGGCCCGCGCACGCCCGGGCGGGCAACCTCGCCCTCGCCCGGATGCTCCGCCGCCGCACCGGACTGCGCCTGCACGACCTCGGCCCCCTGCGTGCCGCCCGCCGCGAACCGCTGCTCGCCCTCGGCCTCACCGACCGCCGCAGCGGCTACCCGCTCCAGATGGTCGTGCGCGCCGCCGACGCCGGCTGGCGCGTCACCGAGCACGACGTGCCCTATCTGCCGCGCACCGGCGCCTCCAAGGTCACCGGCACCTGGCGCGGCACCTGGCAGGCGGTACGGGACATGCGCCGCGTCCTCGCCGAGCCGCCCGTGCCGTCCCGCCACGCCCACGCCGCCCCCGCCCCTTCCCTCACCTCCACGGATTCCCGTTCCCAGGGAGGAACCAGCCAGTGA